A portion of the Streptococcus urinalis 2285-97 genome contains these proteins:
- a CDS encoding DUF6036 family nucleotidyltransferase, whose amino-acid sequence MDKKVLFEALNTELAKENITLEIICVGGFVLEYYDLRGTQDIDAFYQEDAKIRSIIKKVGDDFGVNEPDELWLNNNVANLNKIPPRSICTKAFSYSNLTVLVPPLSYILGMKLDSGRDRDRQDAGDIIKLAKIRSIKEVINKLKEYGFQPDLSLILEVFEIAYGVEWLAEYMFEHPDELR is encoded by the coding sequence ATGGATAAGAAAGTCTTGTTTGAAGCTCTCAATACTGAACTAGCCAAAGAAAATATTACACTTGAGATTATCTGTGTAGGTGGATTTGTTCTTGAGTATTATGATTTACGAGGAACACAAGATATAGATGCCTTTTATCAAGAAGATGCTAAAATCAGAAGTATTATCAAAAAAGTTGGCGATGATTTTGGAGTAAATGAACCTGACGAACTGTGGCTAAATAATAACGTTGCAAATCTGAATAAAATACCGCCACGTTCTATCTGTACAAAAGCATTTAGTTACTCAAATTTGACTGTTCTTGTACCGCCCTTATCCTATATTCTTGGGATGAAATTAGATAGTGGGCGAGATAGGGATAGACAAGATGCAGGCGATATTATTAAGTTGGCTAAAATTCGCTCTATAAAAGAGGTTATCAATAAACTCAAAGAATATGGTTTTCAGCCTGACCTTTCTCTGATTTTAGAAGTCTTTGAGATAGCTTATGGTGTGGAATGGTTGGCAGAGTATATGTTTGAACATCCTGATGAATTGAGATAA
- a CDS encoding ATPase, T2SS/T4P/T4SS family: MVQNLAKEIIFEAIRLDAQDIYMIPKDNNYNLLMRINDERRLVSVHQCDSMASIISHFKFVSGMNIGEKRRIQIGSCDYFYGEEKVSLRLSSVGDYQNRESLVIRLLHKKIKIYIIGLIIEIDC; this comes from the coding sequence GTGGTTCAAAATTTAGCAAAGGAAATCATATTTGAAGCAATAAGATTAGATGCACAAGATATTTATATGATTCCTAAAGATAATAACTATAATTTACTAATGCGAATTAATGATGAGAGGAGACTTGTTAGTGTTCATCAGTGTGATAGCATGGCTAGTATTATTAGTCACTTTAAATTTGTCTCAGGAATGAATATTGGAGAAAAACGACGTATCCAAATTGGTTCATGTGACTATTTTTATGGAGAAGAAAAGGTTTCACTAAGACTTTCTAGTGTTGGCGATTATCAAAATAGAGAAAGTCTTGTTATCCGATTACTACATAAAAAGATAAAGATTTATATTATTGGTTTGATAATAGAAATCGACTGTTAA
- a CDS encoding DUF1033 family protein yields the protein MYQVIKLYGDWEPWWFIEGWEDDIIEKLEFDSFELAFDSFENEWESLKQKYLNFYSREDLLATFWNQKEQRWCEECDEYLQQYHSILLLKDNNIIDKELYQVKYKQFNNKATSPSSCAIK from the coding sequence ATGTATCAAGTAATAAAATTATATGGAGACTGGGAGCCATGGTGGTTCATAGAAGGCTGGGAAGATGATATTATTGAAAAACTCGAATTTGATTCTTTCGAACTCGCTTTTGATTCTTTTGAAAATGAGTGGGAAAGCCTAAAACAAAAGTATTTAAATTTTTATAGTCGTGAGGATTTGCTAGCCACTTTTTGGAATCAAAAAGAACAACGCTGGTGTGAAGAATGTGATGAATATTTACAACAATATCATTCAATTTTATTATTAAAAGATAATAACATTATCGACAAAGAGTTATATCAAGTGAAGTATAAACAATTTAACAATAAAGCAACTTCTCCATCAAGCTGTGCTATAAAATAA